A region of Bombilactobacillus folatiphilus DNA encodes the following proteins:
- the queA gene encoding tRNA preQ1(34) S-adenosylmethionine ribosyltransferase-isomerase QueA gives MLTLEDFDYDLPQELIAQTPIKNRDQSRMLVLDHQTGAYQDRHFYDILDYLNPGDALVMNDTKVLPARLYGVKSDTKAHLEVLLLNNTEGDNWEVLVKPARRAPVGTIIAFGDGLLTCEVTEELDHGGRMVHFNYDGIFMEILEQLGEMPLPPYIKEKLDDPDCYQTVYAKEKGSAAAPTAGLHWTKELLQQVEQKGVKLVYLTLHVGLGTFRPVSEENIEDHKMHSEFYRLSDQAAKTLNEVRQNGGKIVATGTTSIRTLETIGTKFDGVLRADSGWTDIFIKPGYQWKVVDEFITNFHLPKSTLVMLVASFTGRDHILQAYQHAVQEQYRFFSFGDAMFIK, from the coding sequence TTGTTAACATTAGAAGATTTTGACTATGATTTACCGCAAGAATTAATTGCACAGACACCAATTAAAAATCGCGATCAGTCCCGCATGTTGGTGTTAGACCATCAAACTGGTGCTTACCAAGATCGCCATTTTTATGACATTTTAGATTATTTAAATCCGGGTGACGCTTTGGTGATGAATGATACCAAAGTGTTGCCAGCACGGTTGTATGGCGTCAAATCAGATACCAAAGCACATTTAGAGGTATTATTACTGAATAATACCGAAGGTGATAACTGGGAAGTATTGGTCAAACCGGCTCGGCGTGCGCCAGTTGGTACGATTATTGCATTTGGTGACGGTTTACTGACTTGTGAAGTGACCGAAGAGCTGGATCATGGCGGTCGGATGGTGCATTTTAATTATGATGGTATTTTTATGGAAATTTTGGAACAGTTAGGCGAGATGCCTTTACCACCGTATATTAAAGAAAAATTAGACGATCCTGATTGCTATCAAACTGTTTACGCTAAAGAAAAGGGTTCTGCAGCAGCCCCAACGGCAGGTTTGCATTGGACGAAAGAATTGTTACAACAAGTCGAACAAAAAGGTGTTAAATTAGTGTATTTGACTTTACATGTTGGTTTGGGGACTTTTCGGCCAGTTTCTGAGGAAAATATTGAAGATCATAAGATGCACAGTGAGTTTTATCGTTTAAGTGATCAAGCCGCAAAAACACTGAATGAAGTCCGTCAAAACGGCGGCAAGATTGTGGCAACGGGGACGACCTCTATTCGGACTTTAGAAACAATTGGGACTAAATTTGATGGTGTGTTGCGAGCTGATAGTGGTTGGACCGATATTTTTATTAAGCCGGGTTATCAGTGGAAAGTGGTGGATGAATTTATTACGAATTTTCATTTACCGAAGTCGACATTAGTCATGTTGGTTGCTTCCTTTACTGGGCGTGATCATATTTTGCAGGCTTATCAACATGCTGTTCAAGAGCAATATCGTTTCTTTAGTTTCGGCGATGCGATGTTTATTAAGTAG
- the tgt gene encoding tRNA guanosine(34) transglycosylase Tgt has protein sequence MEQPIKYRLIKKEKHTGARLGELVTPHGTFETPIFMPVGTQASVKTMAPEELKTMGSSVILANTYHLWLRPGSKLVREAGGLHQFMNWDQGILTDSGGFQVFSLTKRRGISEEGVTFKSHLDGQKMFLSPEKAIHIENDLGPDIMMSLDECPPFYESYDYLKKSVARTTRWAERGLKAHRNPRTQGIFGIVQGGGHQDLRTQSAKDLVSLDFAGYSIGGLSVGESKTEMNDVLDYTTPLLPENKPRYLMGVGTADSLIDGVIRGIDMFDCVLPTRIARNGTCMTSNGRLVVKNAKYAHDFGPLDPNCDCYACKNYTRAYIRHLLQVDETFGIHLTSYHNLYYLLRLMEQVRQAIREDSLLDLRAQVFEQYGFNQKNAKNF, from the coding sequence ATGGAACAACCAATTAAATATCGATTAATCAAAAAAGAAAAGCACACGGGCGCACGTTTGGGAGAGTTAGTTACACCGCATGGGACTTTTGAAACGCCAATTTTTATGCCGGTGGGTACGCAAGCTAGCGTCAAAACGATGGCGCCAGAAGAATTAAAAACGATGGGTTCTTCCGTAATTTTAGCGAATACCTATCATTTGTGGTTGCGGCCGGGTTCTAAATTAGTTCGTGAAGCTGGCGGTTTACATCAGTTTATGAATTGGGACCAAGGAATTTTGACGGACTCAGGCGGTTTTCAAGTCTTTTCCCTTACTAAACGTCGTGGGATCAGTGAAGAAGGTGTGACATTTAAGAGCCACTTAGATGGACAAAAGATGTTTTTGTCACCGGAAAAAGCCATTCATATTGAAAATGATCTAGGTCCGGATATCATGATGAGTTTGGACGAATGTCCGCCTTTTTATGAATCATATGATTATCTCAAAAAATCAGTGGCGCGGACGACTCGTTGGGCAGAGCGTGGTTTAAAGGCGCATCGTAATCCTCGGACACAGGGTATTTTTGGGATTGTCCAAGGTGGTGGTCACCAAGATTTGCGCACACAAAGTGCCAAGGATTTAGTTTCGTTGGATTTTGCAGGCTACTCAATTGGTGGATTATCAGTTGGTGAATCGAAAACTGAAATGAATGATGTTTTGGATTATACGACGCCATTATTGCCAGAAAATAAGCCTCGTTATCTGATGGGAGTTGGCACCGCTGATTCCTTAATTGATGGTGTCATTCGCGGCATTGATATGTTTGATTGTGTCTTACCGACGCGAATTGCGCGCAATGGGACTTGTATGACGTCTAATGGTCGCTTAGTGGTTAAAAACGCGAAGTATGCTCATGATTTTGGTCCATTAGATCCCAATTGTGATTGTTATGCTTGCAAGAATTATACGCGGGCTTATATTCGGCATTTATTGCAAGTTGATGAAACTTTTGGCATTCATTTAACTAGTTATCACAATTTGTATTATTTATTGCGCTTGATGGAACAAGTGCGCCAAGCTATTCGTGAGGATTCACTTTTGGATTTGCGAGCACAAGTCTTTGAACAATACGGCTTTAATCAAAAAAATGCCAAGAATTTTTAA
- a CDS encoding DHH family phosphoesterase codes for MNTFGEILDQIQKYDRIIIHRHENPDPDALGSQLGLATSIRAAYPDKTVLLAGDSVGDLDWLSTMDQIEDQQYPGALVIVVDTANRPRISDQRYDQGACLIKIDHHPDVDPYGYLRYVNTSASSCSEIIGDLINSAGHRLCLTDQGARALYAGIVGDTGRFMYDATTSHTLALAAQLIGYRFDAPALNRHMGQITLNQAKLQGYVFEHLELAPNGAALTVIPAEILAKLELTQADAHAVVTTPGRLQGVLAWVIAVAKPEGGYRIHLRSKAVVINDLAALHDGGGHPLASGANAQDLVEVQQIFTQLQEKLLS; via the coding sequence ATGAACACTTTTGGGGAGATTCTTGACCAAATTCAAAAATATGATCGCATTATTATTCACCGACACGAAAATCCAGATCCAGATGCTTTGGGCTCACAGTTAGGTTTGGCAACCAGCATTCGAGCTGCTTATCCGGATAAAACTGTTTTGCTGGCAGGTGATAGTGTTGGCGATTTAGATTGGTTAAGTACAATGGATCAAATTGAAGACCAACAATATCCGGGTGCACTGGTGATTGTGGTTGACACGGCCAATCGACCACGAATCAGTGATCAGCGTTATGATCAAGGTGCTTGCCTGATTAAAATTGATCATCATCCAGATGTTGATCCATATGGTTACTTGCGCTACGTGAATACGAGTGCTTCAAGTTGTTCAGAAATTATTGGCGATTTGATCAATAGTGCTGGTCATCGATTATGTTTAACTGACCAAGGTGCTAGAGCATTGTATGCTGGAATTGTAGGCGATACCGGTCGGTTTATGTATGATGCGACGACTTCGCATACACTAGCTTTAGCTGCGCAATTGATCGGTTATCGTTTTGATGCGCCCGCTTTGAATCGTCATATGGGACAAATTACGTTAAATCAAGCGAAGCTGCAAGGTTATGTCTTTGAACATTTGGAACTAGCACCAAACGGAGCTGCTTTAACAGTGATTCCAGCTGAGATTTTAGCCAAATTGGAGTTGACGCAAGCTGATGCACATGCAGTTGTTACGACACCTGGGAGATTGCAAGGAGTTTTGGCGTGGGTGATTGCGGTTGCAAAACCAGAAGGTGGTTATCGGATTCACTTACGTTCAAAAGCCGTCGTGATTAACGATTTAGCGGCTTTACATGATGGCGGTGGTCATCCATTAGCTAGTGGTGCCAATGCCCAAGATTTGGTCGAAGTTCAACAAATTTTTACCCAGTTGCAAGAAAAATTATTGTCCTAA
- the ruvB gene encoding Holliday junction branch migration DNA helicase RuvB, with protein sequence MTQDKLTDDQFLNDQEAAVEKSLRPQTLQQYIGQDRVKNELRVYIKAALDRQEALDHVLLYGPPGLGKTTLALVIAHELNVNLRSTTGPSIEKAGDLVAILSELQAGDVLFIDEIHRLPKSIEEILYSAMEDFYIDIIVGQGSDAHAVHYPLPPFTLIGATTRAGQLSAPLRSRFGIVEHMNFYTEAELTTIIQRSAQVLAVVVSDEGAHELARRSRGTPRVANRLLKRVRDFAQVENQEQIDQKLAASSLDQLQVDDHGLDQTDRKLLTMMIELYQGGPLGLKTMAVNLGEEQETIEAVNEPYLLQQGFLKRTPRGRVVTPKAYEHLGIPFPKGE encoded by the coding sequence ATGACGCAAGACAAGTTAACTGATGATCAGTTTTTGAATGACCAAGAAGCAGCAGTCGAAAAAAGTCTGCGGCCCCAAACTTTACAACAATATATTGGGCAAGATCGTGTTAAAAATGAATTAAGGGTTTATATCAAAGCTGCTTTGGATCGCCAAGAAGCGTTGGATCATGTTTTATTATATGGACCACCGGGGTTAGGAAAAACGACGTTGGCGTTAGTGATTGCCCATGAATTGAATGTTAATTTACGCTCCACGACAGGACCATCTATTGAAAAAGCTGGCGATCTCGTGGCTATTTTGAGTGAATTGCAGGCTGGTGATGTCTTATTTATTGATGAAATTCATCGTCTGCCTAAGAGTATTGAAGAAATTTTGTATTCAGCGATGGAAGATTTTTATATTGATATTATCGTGGGGCAAGGTTCAGATGCGCATGCGGTTCATTATCCTTTGCCACCTTTTACTTTGATTGGGGCCACAACACGAGCCGGACAATTATCGGCTCCGTTACGCAGTCGTTTTGGGATTGTGGAACATATGAACTTTTATACAGAAGCTGAATTGACCACGATTATTCAACGTTCGGCGCAAGTTTTGGCAGTTGTTGTGTCTGATGAAGGTGCCCATGAATTAGCCCGACGTTCGCGTGGGACGCCGCGTGTGGCTAATCGTTTATTGAAACGGGTACGCGATTTTGCACAAGTTGAGAACCAAGAACAAATTGACCAAAAATTGGCAGCTTCGTCGTTAGATCAACTGCAAGTTGATGATCATGGTTTGGATCAAACAGATCGTAAATTGTTAACGATGATGATTGAGTTATACCAAGGTGGACCGTTGGGTTTGAAAACCATGGCGGTCAATTTAGGTGAAGAACAAGAAACAATTGAAGCTGTGAACGAACCTTATTTGTTGCAGCAAGGTTTTTTAAAGCGCACGCCGCGTGGACGGGTGGTTACACCCAAAGCTTACGAACATCTAGGAATTCCATTTCCTAAAGGAGAATAA
- the dinB gene encoding DNA polymerase IV has product MSFLDLPIVVNDQRQIIHVDMDAFYASVEEREHPAFRQKALVIAPDPRQHNGHGVITTANYKARQYGIGSAMPAIKALEQIPTEYLQFTDPHFDLYKQVSAQIHQIFAQVTAQWEPVAFDEAYLDVTHNNLGMCNPIQVAQWIQRRIKQDLHLTCSVGISYNKFLAKMASDYAKPFGRTVITSVQAMNFLAELPIAKFHGIGQAMQKKLAALGLETGRQLQQVPVEQLTQKLGKMGFVLYQRAHGMDDEPVHTKRQHKSISSERSFNRPVFNDQELTQILEQQAQQVATVLQQKQLRGQTVVLKVRTLEFVTYTRRKTLAHLTNDAQLIYQTSQQLFAQLALTNQPLRLLGIGVTNLTTQKFEEMTLF; this is encoded by the coding sequence ATGAGTTTTTTAGACTTGCCAATCGTGGTGAATGATCAGCGGCAGATTATTCACGTTGATATGGACGCTTTTTATGCATCTGTGGAAGAACGTGAACATCCAGCGTTCCGCCAAAAAGCGTTGGTGATTGCCCCCGATCCGCGTCAACATAATGGTCACGGTGTGATTACGACGGCGAATTATAAAGCACGTCAGTATGGGATTGGGTCGGCAATGCCGGCAATCAAGGCTTTGGAACAAATCCCTACGGAATATTTGCAGTTTACAGACCCGCATTTTGATTTGTACAAACAAGTTTCAGCCCAAATTCATCAAATTTTTGCTCAAGTAACTGCACAATGGGAACCAGTAGCTTTTGATGAGGCATATTTAGATGTGACGCATAATAATTTGGGCATGTGTAATCCTATTCAAGTGGCGCAGTGGATCCAACGCCGGATTAAGCAAGATTTGCATTTGACTTGTTCGGTGGGGATTTCATATAACAAATTTTTGGCTAAAATGGCATCCGATTATGCTAAACCTTTTGGACGGACGGTAATTACTAGTGTTCAAGCGATGAATTTTTTAGCAGAATTACCGATTGCCAAATTTCATGGAATCGGGCAGGCGATGCAAAAAAAATTAGCAGCTCTGGGATTAGAAACTGGCCGACAATTGCAACAAGTACCGGTAGAACAGTTAACGCAAAAATTAGGAAAAATGGGTTTTGTATTGTATCAGCGCGCCCATGGGATGGATGATGAGCCTGTGCACACGAAGCGTCAGCACAAATCGATTAGTAGTGAGCGTTCATTTAATCGACCAGTTTTTAACGATCAAGAGTTAACGCAAATTTTGGAGCAACAAGCTCAACAAGTGGCCACAGTTTTACAGCAGAAGCAATTACGCGGACAGACCGTGGTGCTGAAAGTTAGAACATTAGAGTTTGTAACATATACAAGGCGTAAAACGTTAGCTCATTTAACTAATGATGCGCAGTTAATTTATCAAACTAGTCAGCAATTATTTGCACAATTAGCGCTAACTAATCAACCTTTGCGTTTGTTGGGAATTGGTGTTACCAATTTAACAACGCAAAAATTTGAGGAAATGACACTTTTTTAG
- the ruvA gene encoding Holliday junction branch migration protein RuvA, which translates to MFEYFQGIVTFVHPTYVVIEVGHVGYRVLVANPYRYQVQQKTTLYIEQVVRDNAQLLYGFYDLAEKELFLQLTSVSGIGPKSALAILADDDHSGLIQAIVDNDSQFLVKFPGVGKKTAQQIILDLKDKLPFKNYAPQQAPDLFTSVVETTTTPALADGLAALAALGYKDKEIQKIQPQLKSMSLKNAGEYVREGLKLLR; encoded by the coding sequence GTGTTTGAATATTTTCAGGGTATTGTTACTTTTGTGCATCCAACTTATGTGGTGATTGAAGTGGGGCATGTGGGTTACCGCGTTTTGGTGGCCAATCCTTATCGCTATCAAGTCCAGCAGAAAACAACCCTTTATATTGAGCAAGTTGTGCGCGATAATGCGCAGTTGCTTTACGGTTTTTATGACTTGGCAGAAAAAGAATTATTTTTGCAATTAACTTCGGTTTCCGGAATTGGTCCTAAAAGTGCATTGGCAATTTTGGCGGATGATGATCATTCAGGTCTGATTCAAGCGATTGTGGATAACGATTCGCAATTTTTGGTGAAGTTTCCTGGTGTGGGCAAAAAAACCGCACAACAAATTATTTTAGATTTAAAAGATAAACTGCCGTTTAAAAATTATGCACCGCAGCAAGCACCAGATTTGTTTACGTCAGTTGTTGAGACTACGACAACTCCAGCATTGGCGGATGGTTTGGCTGCCTTAGCAGCTTTAGGTTATAAAGATAAAGAAATTCAAAAAATTCAACCGCAATTAAAATCAATGTCGCTCAAAAATGCCGGCGAATATGTGCGCGAAGGTTTAAAATTATTACGTTAG
- the yajC gene encoding preprotein translocase subunit YajC: MNLLAAKGSSGNMMILVFFVIMIVLMYFTMWRPQKKQQEQRQKMLSELKVGDPIVTIGGLHGVIDTINDEDKTMVLDCDGIYLTFSRSAIRAANPKTVAPVASTKPTTEKSQSDVTSEAKASEVEKDQTSDTETSQSN, from the coding sequence TTGAATTTATTAGCAGCTAAAGGCAGCAGTGGAAATATGATGATATTAGTGTTTTTCGTGATTATGATTGTTTTGATGTATTTCACAATGTGGCGTCCACAAAAAAAGCAGCAAGAACAACGTCAAAAAATGTTAAGTGAATTAAAAGTTGGTGATCCTATCGTGACAATTGGTGGTTTACACGGCGTGATTGATACGATTAATGATGAAGACAAGACCATGGTGCTAGATTGTGATGGCATTTATTTAACATTTAGTCGTTCTGCTATTCGGGCCGCTAATCCTAAAACAGTTGCACCAGTTGCTTCAACCAAACCAACTACTGAAAAGTCACAGTCAGATGTAACATCTGAAGCAAAAGCAAGTGAAGTTGAAAAAGACCAAACTTCTGATACAGAGACCTCACAAAGCAACTGA
- a CDS encoding DEAD/DEAH box helicase, which translates to MTTFTDYHFVNYINQALEEIGFQEPTEVQQQVIPVIQSGRDVIVQAQTGSGKTHAYLLPLLDQITDKQQVQLLITAPSRELAYQIRGDAEQIIAHIPSHLKIGLYVGGTDKNKQLQNLAKHQPQIVIGTPGRILDLIRRQALLVYTTKYFVIDEADMTLDLGFLKEVDQIAGNLPARLQTMVFSATIPAKLQPFLKKYLHNPKLEKLAVPTVIAPNINNLAIFTRGRNREEILYQVLTLGQPYLALIFANTKKTVNQVFDFLRAKGLNVARIHGDLTPRERKRTMKAIENMEYQYVVASDLAARGIDIPGVSHVVNYEIPSDDEFFIHRVGRTGRNQMSGTAITLYDPDEESQLAHLEQLGIKFTAKELKHGELVPTHQHDRRNQRTATQHQLDPTLRGLVKKQKQKKKPGYRKKIKQAVAQDQHQKRKLAQREQRNQRKKMRKQQNQ; encoded by the coding sequence ATGACCACTTTTACAGACTATCACTTTGTGAACTATATTAACCAAGCATTAGAAGAAATCGGTTTTCAAGAGCCTACGGAAGTCCAACAACAAGTTATCCCTGTGATTCAAAGTGGACGTGACGTCATTGTTCAGGCACAAACTGGTAGCGGCAAAACGCACGCTTATTTGTTACCGTTGTTAGATCAAATAACCGATAAGCAGCAAGTGCAGCTTTTAATTACGGCACCTAGTCGTGAGTTAGCTTATCAGATTCGCGGTGATGCCGAACAAATTATTGCACATATTCCTAGCCACTTGAAAATTGGTTTATACGTGGGTGGTACTGACAAGAATAAGCAATTACAAAATTTAGCCAAACATCAGCCACAGATTGTGATTGGGACCCCCGGGCGGATTTTGGATTTGATTCGGCGCCAAGCTTTATTGGTTTATACTACTAAATATTTTGTGATTGACGAAGCAGATATGACGTTGGATTTGGGCTTCTTAAAAGAAGTTGATCAAATTGCTGGCAACTTGCCGGCCAGATTACAAACGATGGTTTTTTCGGCAACCATTCCTGCCAAATTGCAACCTTTTTTGAAAAAATATCTGCATAATCCCAAGTTGGAGAAATTAGCAGTTCCAACAGTTATTGCGCCTAATATCAATAATTTAGCAATTTTTACGCGTGGGCGAAATCGTGAGGAAATTCTTTATCAAGTGTTGACACTTGGCCAACCTTATTTAGCATTAATTTTTGCGAATACTAAAAAGACGGTTAATCAAGTTTTTGATTTTCTGAGAGCTAAGGGTTTGAATGTTGCGCGGATTCATGGTGATTTAACGCCACGTGAACGCAAGCGCACGATGAAAGCCATTGAAAATATGGAATATCAGTACGTAGTAGCCTCGGATTTGGCAGCGCGTGGGATTGATATTCCTGGTGTTTCGCATGTTGTCAATTATGAAATCCCAAGTGATGATGAGTTCTTTATTCATCGAGTAGGGCGGACAGGTCGCAATCAGATGTCTGGGACGGCGATTACCTTATACGATCCTGATGAAGAAAGCCAGTTGGCACATTTAGAACAATTAGGCATCAAATTTACCGCCAAAGAATTGAAACATGGTGAATTGGTGCCGACTCATCAGCATGATCGTCGGAACCAACGCACAGCTACGCAACATCAATTGGATCCCACTTTGCGTGGTTTGGTGAAAAAGCAGAAGCAAAAGAAAAAACCTGGCTATCGCAAGAAAATTAAACAGGCGGTAGCGCAAGATCAGCATCAAAAACGTAAATTGGCCCAGCGCGAACAACGTAATCAGCGCAAGAAGATGCGCAAGCAGCAAAATCAGTAA